Proteins found in one Novipirellula artificiosorum genomic segment:
- a CDS encoding ThuA domain-containing protein has translation MTICIPRLFQCLLLLGLALPILAAQETEAQGDANQVKDQQRQQVIDKFNQVHEVDQQVVSEFKSVVRDIKPSVSPAKPRKLLVYAVSHGPHRFVIPTGKVVLEMLGQETGAYSAVVSDDLAHFEPDALKQFDSVCFANTTGEVFYRPIARHLFDELSAEQQAAQVANAQRLVKNLTEYVRNGGGFLGIHAATDTLKKSPAYGEMIGGYFDGHPWSGSQTVSIRIEQPDHALCKDIFKGEGFSIAEEIYQMKEPYSRDELHVLLSVDVDHSDKPTKPLKREDKDYPISWFKEYGKGRVFYSSLGHNKSTFHNPLVIQHWLEGLQYVLGDKPGED, from the coding sequence ATGACAATTTGCATCCCGCGTTTATTCCAGTGCTTGCTGTTGTTAGGATTGGCGTTGCCCATTTTGGCCGCCCAAGAAACAGAAGCACAAGGCGACGCCAATCAGGTGAAAGACCAGCAGAGGCAACAGGTAATCGACAAGTTCAACCAAGTTCATGAAGTCGACCAGCAAGTTGTCTCGGAATTTAAAAGCGTCGTTCGTGATATCAAACCGAGCGTCTCTCCGGCCAAACCTCGCAAGTTGTTGGTCTATGCTGTAAGCCACGGTCCTCATCGCTTTGTCATTCCCACCGGCAAGGTCGTTCTGGAGATGCTCGGTCAAGAAACCGGCGCCTACTCAGCCGTAGTCAGCGACGATCTGGCCCATTTCGAACCGGATGCGCTGAAGCAATTCGACTCCGTCTGTTTCGCCAACACGACAGGCGAAGTATTTTACCGTCCCATCGCCCGGCACCTGTTCGACGAACTCTCGGCGGAGCAGCAGGCAGCTCAAGTGGCCAACGCCCAGCGTTTGGTCAAGAACCTGACCGAATATGTCAGAAACGGCGGCGGTTTCCTTGGCATTCACGCGGCTACTGATACGCTCAAAAAATCTCCTGCCTATGGCGAAATGATCGGCGGCTACTTCGACGGGCATCCCTGGTCAGGGAGCCAGACGGTGAGCATTCGGATTGAGCAGCCCGATCACGCACTATGCAAAGATATTTTTAAGGGTGAAGGGTTCTCGATCGCGGAAGAGATCTACCAGATGAAAGAGCCCTACTCGCGAGACGAACTGCATGTCCTTTTATCCGTTGATGTCGACCATTCCGACAAGCCGACCAAACCACTCAAGCGAGAAGACAAGGATTATCCCATCAGCTGGTTTAAGGAGTACGGGAAAGGACGCGTGTTCTATTCCTCTCTCGGGCATAACAAATCCACGTTCCACAATCCGTTGGTGATTCAACACTGGCTCGAGGGTCTGCAATACGTGTTGGGAGACAAGCCTGGTGAAGACTGA